One genomic window of Azospirillaceae bacterium includes the following:
- a CDS encoding host attachment family protein: MDDVMIARHSWVVTCDGAKLLVLRNDGDATNLNLSVQHAETRPSAPSRELGTAQPGRVQFGTNRSATEETNWQDQAEAEFLAHVARHLDTMVQNGTVGRMVLAAPPRALGILRQHLTPATRDIIVAEVAKDLTNLPVAQIQQVLAA, from the coding sequence ATGGACGACGTGATGATTGCCCGGCACAGCTGGGTGGTGACGTGTGATGGGGCCAAGCTGCTGGTGTTGCGCAACGACGGCGACGCCACCAACCTGAACCTGTCCGTCCAGCATGCCGAGACCCGGCCCAGCGCGCCCAGCCGCGAACTGGGCACCGCCCAGCCCGGCCGCGTGCAATTCGGCACCAACCGCAGCGCCACCGAGGAAACCAACTGGCAGGACCAGGCGGAGGCCGAGTTCCTGGCCCATGTCGCCCGGCACCTGGACACCATGGTGCAGAACGGCACGGTGGGCCGCATGGTGCTGGCCGCCCCACCGCGCGCCCTGGGCATTTTGCGCCAGCACCTGACCCCAGCCACCCGCGACATCATCGTGGCGGAGGTGGCCAAGGACCTGACCAACCTGCCGGTGGCCCAAATCCAGCAGGTGCTTGCGGCATGA
- a CDS encoding O-linked N-acetylglucosamine transferase codes for MPDDLMPISPDMDPGTLIQTAEALRAAGAAPQAMGLYQRWIDDHPNHPLLYAVLFNHSVALSDAAGADRQLLLAAAGCLERAIALNADFMPARINLGRVLERLGAAGPAVAQWQTVVGALAGVTGGTLSHKIAALNQSARLLEANSQDAAAEGMLRQSLDLDRDQPEAIQHLLALRQRQCAWPVVQPWDRMDRARLMGGMSPLSIAVHTDDPMMHLAVGWHYNRHEVGLPATPPITRHWAAVEARADGPLRVGYLSSDMREHAVGHLMAEVFGLHDPSQVEVHAYYCGPAASDPLHDRYKASAHHWTDLTGMDDATAARRIADDGIQILVDVNGYTREARTGVLALRPAPVIVNWLGFPGSMASPYHHYIIADDWIIPKDFERYYTETVLRLPCYQPNDRRRVVAPTRPTRGDNGLPEDGVVFCCFNGAHKITQPTLDRWLTILARVPGSVLWLLSSTEGAQARLRATAAARGIAAERLVFADKLANPHHLARYPLADLFLDTSPYGAHTTASDALWMGVPVLTLDGRGFATRVCGSLVRAAGLPELVCATPADYVDRAVALGRDAALRQHYRDRLAAGRDSCTLFDMPGLVCALEGLYRGMWQDHRDGRLPQPDLTNLDVYWEVGTAQDHEAVEVQALSDAAYAAWWQEPLSRRHAHRPIAADGRIWEPTTAPDRS; via the coding sequence ATGCCCGATGACCTGATGCCCATTTCGCCGGACATGGACCCCGGCACCCTGATCCAGACGGCGGAGGCGCTGCGCGCCGCCGGGGCCGCCCCCCAGGCCATGGGGCTGTACCAGCGCTGGATCGACGATCATCCCAACCATCCGCTGCTGTACGCCGTGCTGTTCAACCATAGCGTGGCGCTCAGCGATGCGGCGGGGGCCGACCGGCAGTTGCTGCTGGCCGCCGCCGGCTGCCTGGAACGGGCCATCGCCCTGAACGCCGACTTCATGCCGGCCCGCATCAATCTGGGCCGGGTGCTGGAACGGCTGGGGGCCGCCGGGCCGGCGGTGGCGCAATGGCAGACGGTGGTGGGTGCCCTGGCCGGTGTCACCGGCGGTACCCTCAGCCATAAGATCGCCGCCCTGAACCAGTCCGCCCGCCTGCTGGAAGCCAACAGCCAGGATGCCGCGGCGGAGGGCATGCTGCGCCAGAGCCTGGATTTGGACCGCGACCAGCCGGAGGCCATCCAGCACCTGCTGGCCCTGCGGCAGCGGCAGTGCGCCTGGCCGGTGGTGCAACCCTGGGATCGCATGGACCGCGCCCGCCTGATGGGCGGCATGTCGCCCCTGTCCATCGCCGTCCATACCGACGACCCCATGATGCACCTGGCCGTGGGCTGGCATTATAACCGGCATGAGGTGGGCCTGCCCGCCACCCCGCCCATCACCCGCCATTGGGCGGCGGTGGAGGCGCGCGCCGACGGCCCCTTGCGCGTGGGTTACCTGTCGTCCGACATGCGCGAGCACGCGGTGGGCCATTTGATGGCCGAGGTGTTCGGCCTGCACGACCCGTCGCAGGTCGAGGTACACGCCTATTATTGCGGGCCGGCCGCCAGCGATCCGCTGCATGATCGCTACAAGGCGTCCGCCCACCACTGGACCGATCTGACGGGCATGGACGACGCCACCGCCGCCCGGCGCATCGCCGACGACGGCATCCAGATCCTGGTGGACGTGAACGGCTATACCCGCGAGGCGCGGACCGGCGTGCTGGCCCTGCGACCAGCGCCGGTGATCGTGAACTGGCTGGGCTTCCCCGGCAGCATGGCCAGCCCCTACCACCACTACATCATCGCCGACGACTGGATCATCCCGAAGGATTTTGAGCGCTATTACACCGAAACCGTCCTGCGCCTGCCCTGCTACCAGCCCAACGACCGCCGGCGGGTGGTAGCGCCGACCCGGCCCACACGGGGCGACAACGGCCTGCCGGAAGACGGCGTGGTGTTCTGCTGTTTCAACGGCGCGCACAAGATCACCCAGCCTACCCTCGACCGCTGGCTGACCATCCTGGCCCGCGTGCCGGGCAGCGTGCTGTGGCTGCTGTCCAGCACCGAGGGCGCGCAAGCGCGGCTGCGTGCGACCGCCGCCGCCCGGGGCATCGCGGCGGAGCGGCTGGTGTTCGCCGACAAGCTGGCCAACCCCCACCATCTGGCGCGCTATCCCCTGGCCGACCTGTTCCTGGACACCAGCCCCTATGGCGCCCACACCACGGCATCGGACGCCCTGTGGATGGGCGTGCCGGTGCTGACCCTGGACGGCCGGGGCTTCGCCACCCGCGTCTGCGGCAGCCTGGTGCGCGCCGCGGGCCTGCCCGAACTGGTTTGCGCCACCCCGGCGGACTATGTGGACCGTGCCGTCGCCCTGGGCCGCGACGCCGCCCTGCGCCAGCACTACCGTGACCGGCTGGCGGCAGGGCGCGACAGTTGCACCCTGTTCGACATGCCGGGCCTGGTGTGCGCGCTGGAGGGCCTGTATCGGGGCATGTGGCAGGACCACCGCGATGGCCGCCTGCCCCAGCCCGACCTCACCAACCTGGATGTCTATTGGGAAGTGGGCACGGCCCAGGACCACGAGGCGGTGGAGGTGCAGGCCCTGTCCGACGCCGCCTACGCCGCCTGGTGGCAGGAGCCCCTGTCCCGCCGTCACGCCCACCGCCCCATTGCCGCCGATGGGCGGATATGGGAACCAACGACGGCGCCTGACCGTTCCTGA